A window from Plectropomus leopardus isolate mb chromosome 3, YSFRI_Pleo_2.0, whole genome shotgun sequence encodes these proteins:
- the s1pr3a gene encoding sphingosine 1-phosphate receptor 3a, with translation MGNILEEGMNTVIVSHYNHSGKWDRPRFGGACKMAVLLFICVLIVLENVTVLLALWRNKRFHSRMYFLIGNLALSDLLAGVAYVVNIFTSGRNTFFLTPVQWLAREGSMFVALSASTFSLLAIGIERHMTMVRLRPCETAGRGRLLGLLAACWLVSVLLSALPSLGWNCLNNLTSCSTVLPLYAKSYVAFCISVFSALLVAIIILYIRIYRLVTSSGRRVSSRPSERSLALLRTVVIVLGVFVMCWTPLFLLLLLDVGCSPDKCPVLYQVDWFIALAVLNSALNPLIYTLSSREMRAAFFRLLCCCQTSMEHTGTPVAGNPHLGTVIPTAENSKTSGGGGSGLGKSTMNRGKIPTPMNSDNKHGDPSATAVPHPSGPADLLSAVLVKAGALPPLSKF, from the coding sequence ATGGGGAACATCCTGGAGGAGGGGATGAACACCGTCATCGTCAGCCACTACAACCACTCTGGAAAGTGGGACCGGCCTCGCTTTGGCGGGGCCTGTAAGATGGCCGTGCTGCTCTTCATCTGCGTGCTGATTGTTCTGGAGAACGTTACGGTCCTGCTCGCCCTTTGGAGGAACAAGCGCTTTCATAGCCGCATGTACTTCCTCATTGGAAACCTGGCTCTATCAGACCTGCTGGCTGGTGTGGCCTACGTGGTCAACATCTTCACCTCAGGACGCAACACCTTCTTCCTGACGCCGGTGCAGTGGCTGGCCAGAGAGGGGAGCATGTTCGTGGCCCTCAGTGCATCCACTTTCAGCCTTCTCGCCATTGGGATTGAGAGGCACATGACGATGGTGCGCTTGCGTCCATGTGAGACAGCAGGTCGGGGGAGGCTTCTGGGACTGCTGGCAGCCTGCTGGCTTGTGTCAGTGCTGCTCAGTGCTCTGCCCAGCTTGGGTTGGAATTGCCTGAACAATTTGACCTCCTGCTCCACAGTGCTGCCGCTCTATGCCAAGAGCTATGTGGCCTTCTGCATCAGTGTGTTCAGCGCCCTGTTGGTGGCCATCATCATCCTCTATATCAGGATCTACCGCCTGGTGACCTCTAGCGGCCGCAGGGTGAGCAGCCGGCCTTCAGAGCGCTCTTTGGCTCTGCTGCGGACAGTGGTTATTGTTCTTGGAGTGTTTGTCATGTGCTGGACCCCACTCTTCCTCCTGCTACTGCTGGATGTCGGTTGCAGCCCAGATAAGTGCCCTGTGCTCTACCAGGTGGACTGGTTTATAGCCCTGGCTGTGCTCAACTCTGCCCTCAACCCTCTGATATACACTCTGTCCAGCAGGGAGATGAGGGCGGCCTTCTTCaggctgctgtgctgctgtcagaccaGCATGGAGCACACAGGGACACCTGTGGCAGGCAACCCCCATCTGGGCACAGTCATTCCCACAGCGGAGAACAGCAAGACCAGTGGAGGAGGGGGCAGTGGGCTTGGTAAGTCCACAATGAATAGAGGGAAGATTCCCACACCTATGAACTCTGACAACAAGCATGGAGATCCATCAGCCACTGCTGTGCCCCATCCCTCTGGACCTGCAGACCTGCTGTCAGCGGTGCTGGTGAAGGCGGGGGCGCTGCCGCCCCTCAGCAAGTTCTGA